The following coding sequences are from one Triticum aestivum cultivar Chinese Spring chromosome 5A, IWGSC CS RefSeq v2.1, whole genome shotgun sequence window:
- the LOC123105633 gene encoding amino acid transporter ANT1, which translates to MAPEVKVPLLEGRGATPAQTLGNIVVSIVGTGVLGLPYAFRTAGWLAGALGVAGAGAATFYCMLLLLDCRDKLREQETEEDGLGDEQRRHGDGGNYTYGDLGERGFGPIGRYFTEAIIIIGQTGGSVAYLVFIGQNLSSVLPTLSPPAVVLALLLPAEVALSFVRSLSALAPFSILADACTVLAVAAVVKEDVQLLAERGRPFAGRSAFAGLWGVPFACGVAVFCFEGFCLTLALEASMSNRGRFRPVLFQAIVGVTVVYIGFGVCGYLAYGDATRDIVTLNLPDNWSTAAVKVVLCVGLALTFAVMMYPIHEIVEARLLAPGGWVRRRCGGVVQRAALHLSRVAVVAALAAIACFVPAFGDFVAFVGSTVCALLSFVLPALFHLSFVGPTASPWARAVDYFLLLAGLVFAGHGMYTVLAPIYKL; encoded by the exons ATGGCGCCGGAGGTGAAGGTGCCGCTGCTGGAGGGGAGGGGCGCCACGCCCGCGCAGACGCTGGGGAACATCGTCGTGTCCATAGTCGGCACCGGCGTGCTCGGCCTGCCCTACGCCTTCCGCACCGCGGGCTGGCTCGCCGGCGCCCTCGGCGTCGCTGGCGCCGGCGCCGCCACCTTCTACTGCATGCTCCTCCTG CTGGATTGCAGGGACAAGCTGCGGGAGCAAGAAACAGAGGAGGACGGACTCGGAGATGAGCAGCGCCGCCATGGCGATGGCGGCAACTACACCTACGGGGATCTGGGCGAGCGAGGCTTCGGCCCCATCGGCAGGTACTTcacggaggccatcatcatcatcggccagacCGGCGGCAGCGTGGCCTACCTCGTCTTCATCGGCCAGAACCTCAGCTCCGTGCTCCCCACGCTCTCGCCGCCCGCCGTAGTCCTGGCACTCCTGCTGCCGGCCGAGGTCGCGCTCTCGTTCGTCCGATCCCTCTCCGCGCTGGCGCCCTTCAGCATCCTCGCCGACGCCTGCACCGTGCTGGCCGTGGCCGCCGTCGTCAAGGAGGACGTCCAGCTCCTGGCCGAGCGCGGGCGGCCGTTTGCCGGCCGGAGCGCGTTCGCGGGCCTCTGGGGCGTGCCGTTCGCGTGCGGCGTCGCCGTGTTCTGCTTCGAGGGGTTCTGCCTCACGCTGGCGCTGGAGGCGTCCATGTCGAACCGGGGCAGGTTCCGGCCGGTGCTCTTCCAGGCCATCGTCGGGGTCACTGTCGTCTACATCGGCTTCGGCGTCTGCGGCTACCTCGCCTACGGCGACGCCACCCGGGACATCGTCACCCTCAACCTCCCGGACAACTGGTCCACCGCCGCCGTGAAGGTGGTGCTGTGCGTGGGGCTGGCGCTGACGTTCGCGGTGATGATGTACCCGATCCACGAGATCGTGGAGGCGCGGCTGCTGGCGCCGGGCGGGTGGGTGCGGAGGCGCTGCGGCGGCGTGGTCCAGCGGGCGGCGCTGCACCTGAGCCgcgtggcggtggtggcggcgctggcCGCGATCGCGTGCTTCGTGCCGGCGTTCGGGGACTTCGTCGCGTTCGTGGGGAGCACGGTGTGCGCGCTGCTCTCCTTCGTGCTGCCGGCGCTCTTCCACCTCAGCTTCGTGGGGCCGACGGCGAGCCCGTGGGCGCGTGCGGTGGACTACTTTTTGTTGCTCGCCGGTCTGGTGTTTGCCGGCCACGGGATGTATACGGTCTTGGCACCCATTTATAAATTATAA
- the LOC123105632 gene encoding uncharacterized protein yields MLEKIGLPPKPSMRGATWVLDASNCQGCAAQFSLFTRKHHCQRCGGLFCSSCTQQRMVLRGQGDSPVQICDPCKKLEEAARYELRYGHKNRAGKANTKTASKPEDEILSELLGGDSVHGQLSRRESLGSEVPGRTVSTASASSSGSRKASMDGNGDGSLSTEAQNYELNNNASIFTPEELRQQAVEEKGKYKILKSEGKPEEALRAFKHGKELERQAAALELELRKSRRMATKAPNVSAVVGSQKIEDYDDAVTKKAPSGKRVRKEKNDLASELKDLGWSDADLHDETRPTTMSVEGELSQILREVAPKTSEGKKAGGIDKSQVNALKRQALVLKREGKLAEAKEELKKAKILERQLEEQEILGEAEESDDDLAAIIHNMDDDNQDDILYDNSRLPAINFEQILAVSDDLNFDGNFDVTDDDINDPAMAAALKSFGWSEDDDNQMDSHAPVSSLNREAVKEQVLALKREAVSHKKAGNVAEAMSLLKKAKLLEKDLETEQPESEVPFSGQKITHTEDITVTEINTRRVSAPKSKLAIQRELLALKKKALALRREGKVDEAEEELKKGNILEKQLEELESSSNRPVARENMGFSSKSPLNAEPPSLDFADEGYEPEVTDNDMQDPALLSVLKNMGWEDDDNDSVKTTDKPSNRSPVVAQKPKKNKGQIQKELLAIKRKALAFRREGKNTEAEEELEKAKVLEEQLAEIEELANSTASQKGSGPGEHETMENKYDIQHVPNVHATASSIRHALKEDVSLPVNAAEFSSGSKPQSETVTSKPAHKLEVTSDGAYSAFSRSPIADQLQTAEASHSPSDVDHKEPPKAHGDDTLRDDILLHKRKAVAFKREGKLAEAREELKLAKLLEKRLEAPQQDSEDGAHELATAAVQQSNSIQQSASVTTHTNPLTYAPPAQENKSVEPQKAMSSRDRLRIQRESLTHKRNALKLRREGKTAEADAEFELAKSLESQLEESDSQGSNSGGKSEASDAFVEDLIDPQMMSALKSIGWSAADLSTQSPSPQPLVKAEARPTVAATSKAQTEKSQLEEQIKAEKLKALTLKREGKQAEALEALRSAKRLEKKLVSLS; encoded by the exons GTGACTCACCTGTTCAAATTTGTGATCCTTGCAAAAAACTCGAGGAAGCAGCACGCTATGAGTTGAGATATGGACACAAAAATAGAGCCGGAAAAG CTAACACAAAAACAGCTTCTAAACCAGAGGATGAAATACTTAGTGAACTTCTTGGAGGTGATAGTGTGCACGGTCAGCTTTCTCGTAGGGAATCTCTGGGTTCTGAGGTTCCTGGGAGAACCGTAAGCACTGCCAGTGCATCCAGTTCTGGTTCCAGAAAAGCCAGTATGGATGGGAATGGTGATGGAAGCCTTTCCACTGAAGCACAAAATTATGAACTCAACAACAATGCATCCATTTTTACTCCGGAAGAACTGCGTCAACAAGCAGTAGAGGAGAAGGGAAAGTACAAAATACTGAAGTCAGAAGGAAAACCTGAGGAAGCACTGCGGGCGTTCAAGCATGGTAAAGAGCTTGAGAGGCAAGCCGCAGCACTTGAATTAGAATTGAGAAAGAGCAGGAGAATGGCGACAAAAGCTCCCAATGTTAGTGCCGTTGTTGGTTCCCAGAAAATTGAGGATTATGATGACGCTGTAACAAAAAAGGCTCCAAGTGGGAAAAGGGTTAGAAAAGAAAAGAATGATCTTGCTTCTGAACTCAAAGATCTAGGCTGGTCAGatgcagatcttcatgatgaaacaAGGCCAACTACTATGAGTGTTGAAGGAGAGCTGTCACAGATTCTTAGAGAAGTAGCACCAAAGACATCAGAGGGCAAGAAAGCTGGTGGTATTGACAAATCCCAGGTTAATGCTCTTAAGAGACAGGCCCTAGTGCTGAAGCGTGAAGGTAAACTTGCCGAAGCAAAGGAAGAGCTGAAGAAGGCTAAAATTTTGGAAAGACAACTGGAAGAACAGGAGATTCTGGGCGAAGCAGAAGAGTCTGATGATGACTTGGCTGCAATTATTCATAACATGGATGATGATAACCAGGATGACATATTATACGACAATTCAAGACTACCTGCTATCAATTTCGAACAAATACTGGCTGTCTCTGATGATCTTAACTTTGATGGGAATTTCGATGTTACAGACGATGACATCAATGACCCAGCTATGGCTGCTGCCCTAAAATCATTTGGTTGGAGTGAAGATGATGACAACCAAATGGACAGCCATGCACCTGTTTCTTCTTTGAATCGAGAGGCAGTAAAGGAACAAGTGCTTGCTCTGAAAAGAGAGGCTGTTTCTCACAAGAAGGCTGGTAATGTTGCAGAGGCCATGTCATTGCTTAAAAAGGCAAAGCTACTTGAGAAGGATTTGGAAACTGAACAGCCAGAGTCGGAGGTCCCTTTTTCAGGACAGAAAATTACACACACTGAAGATATCACAGTCACAGAGATTAACACGCGTCGTGTATCAGCACCAAAAAGTAAGCTTGCAATTCAGAGGGAGCTGCTAGCTCTGAAAAAGAAGGCACTAGCGTTGAGAAGGGAAGGAAAGGTGGATGAGGCCGAGGAAGAGTTGAAGAAAGGCAATATTCTTGAGAAGCAACTCGAAGAGCTTGAAAGCTCTTCCAATAGACCCGTAGCCAGGGAAAACATGGGCTTTAGTTCAAAGTCCCCACTCAATGCTGAACCCCCTAGTCTGGATTTTGCTGATGAAGGCTATGAACCTGAGGTGACAGACAATGACATGCAGGATCCAGCATTGCTGTCTGTGTTGAAAAATATGGGATGGGAAGATGATGATAATGATTCTGTGAAAACAACAGATAAACCATCGAATCGTTCACCTGTAGTTGCTCAGAAGCCAAAGAAGAATAAGGGTCAGATTCAGAAGGAACTGCTTGCTATCAAAAGGAAGGCTCTTGCATTTAGGCGGGAAGGGAAGAACACAGAAGCTGAAGAGGAACTAGAGAAGGCAAAGGTCTTGGAGGAGCAACTGGCAGAGATAGAAGAATTGGCTAACTCAACTGCTTCTCAAAAAGGTTCAGGTCCTGGTGAACATGAGACTATggaaaataaatatgatattcaaCATGTCCCTAATGTTCATGCTACTGCATCTTCAATAAGACATGCATTGAAGGAGGATGTTTCGTTGCCAGTGAATGCAGCTGAATTTAGTTCTGGAAGCAAACCACAAAGTGAAACAGTCACTTCTAAACCTGCTCACAAATTGGAGGTAACTAGTGATGGAGCATACTCGGCTTTCTCCAGGTCACCTATTGCTGATCAGTTGCAAACTGCAGAAGCATCACATTCACCTTCTGATGTTGATCATAAAGAACCTCCAAAGGCACATGGAGACGACACACTCAGAGATGATATCTTACTCCATAAGAGAAAAGCAGTTGCTTTTAAGAGAGAAGGGAAGTTGGCAGAAGCTAGAGAAGAATTGAAACTAGCAAAACTCTTAGAGAAGCGTCTTGAAGCCCCTCAACAAGACAGTGAGGATGGTGCACATGAGTTAGCCACAGCAGCTGTTCAGCAGAGCAATTCGATCCAGCAGTCTGCCAGCGTCACCACTCACACCAATCCGTTGACCTATGCCCCTCCAGCACAGGAAAACAAGTCGGTTGAGCCTCAAAAAGCAATGTCCAGCCGAGACCGTCTCAGAATCCAACGTGAATCCCTCACTCACAAGCGCAACGCCCTGAAGttgaggagagaaggaaagactGCGGAAGCAGATGCGGAATTCGAATTGGCCAAGTCACTAGAGAGCCAACTGGAAGAGTCAGATAGCCAGGGTTCGAACTCTGGAGGAAAGTCTGAAGCAAGTGACGCGTTTGTGGAAGATCTTATTGATCCTCAAATGATGTCTGCCCTGAAATCCATCGGCTGGAGCGCAGCTGACCTGTCCACGCAATCTCCGAGCCCTCAACCTTTGGTGAAAGCAGAGGCAAGGCCAACCGTCGCAGCTACAAGCAAGGCTCAGACAGAGAAAAGCCAGCTCGAGGAACAGATAAAGGCTGAGAAACTGAAGGCCCTCACCTTGAAACGGGAAGGGAAGCAGGCAGAGGCTCTGGAGGCCCTTCGCTCAGCAAAGCGCCTGGAGAAGAAGCTGGTCTCACTTAGCTAA